The Deinococcus sp. KSM4-11 sequence GATGGTGCCCACGTTCACGTGGGGCTTCGTGCGCTCGAACGTTCCTTTCGCCATGTTCTCTACTCCCTCCAAGCGGTGGGGTCACACACCAAAACGGCCCTTTGATCGGGTTTCCCCCGCGCATACCGCAGGGTTCTGGTGGGCATCCCACATTGGGTTGGTTCTCGCCAGGGCGGTGTCCCGCCATGCTGGCACGCTGCGCCGGAACTCCAGTTCCTGTTGAGGAACCGTGCGTAAGCGGTGAAGCTCACGACGCACCGACTAATGAGGGTACAGGATTTAGCGTGGCCATGCAAGCCAAGCATCGTGTGCCCTTCGCGTCACACCCATTTCATCGACCAAAGCGCCGGCGCGATGTCCAGATCTGGCGGACACCTCGCTTGCTTCCGCTGAGCCTAGGGCCGGTTCGTGTAAGCGACCACGGAGCGGTCGAAGGCTCCGATCAGCATCACAATCCCGATCACCGTGCCGACCGGGAAGAGGAGAAGGCTGAGCACCGCGATCACGATGCTCGATACGCGGCCCCAGCTCCGCCCCTCCATCACCGCGCGACGGGTGTAATAGAGCCACAGAATCAGCCCCGCCGTGACGACAAACGAGATCCATAAGGTCACCTGAATCTGCTCCGGCGTGAGCTGGATCGGCGGCAGACCCGACGCGCTATTAAGCTGCGCGAGCATTTCATTGAGCGCTCCACCGGAAAACGGCACGGTCAGCAGGGAGATCGCGTTGTAGACCAGCCCGATCAGCAGCGGCACCGTCAGGAAGGCCAGGCGGGGCGGGCGCACGACGGGTTCAGCGGGAGGGCGGGGGGTGGAGTTGTCTTCAGGCCAGCTCATCGCCCCCACAGTACCCGACTGGCTTCCCGCAGCGGCCCGGCGTGAACCAAACCGAAAAAACCCGCCACGAGGGCGGGTCTTTCAGCAAGAAATATGTCCTTACTTCTTCATCAACTGCTGCGCGATGTTGTTCGGCACCTGGCTGTAGTGGTCGAAGAACATGCTGTAGCTGGCGCGGCCCTGCGTCATGGAGCGCATGTCGGTCGCGTAGCCGAACATCTCGCTCAGCGGCACGAAGGCCTTGACGATCTGTGCGTTGCCACGGGCTTCCATGCCCTGGATCTGACCACGGCGGCTGTTCAGGTCGCCGATGATGTCACCCATGAAGTCGTCGGGCACGGTGACTTCGACGCGCATGATGGGTTCGAGCAGCGCGGGGGCGCCCTTCTGGACGGCTTCCTTGAGCGCCATGCTGCCGGCGATCTTGAAGGCCATTTCCGAGGAGTCGACTTCGTGGTAGCTGCCGTCATAGATGGTGACTTTCATGTCCACGACCGGGAAGCCCAGCATGGGGCCGGACTGCATGGCTTCCTCGATGCCCTTCTGGGCCGGGCCGACATACTCGCGGGGCACGGTGCCGCCCACGATGGCGTTCTCGAACACGAAGCCCGCACCGGGTTCCAGCGGCTCGGCCTTGATCTTCACGTGACCGAACTGACCACGGCCACCGGACTGACGGACGAACTTCCCTTCGACGTCCACCGCGCGGGTGATCGTCTCGCGGAAGGCCACCTGCGGCGCGCCCACGTTGGCTTCGACCTTGTACTCGCGCTTCAGGCGATCCACCAGGATTTCCAGGTGGAGTTCACCCATGCCCGCGATGGTCGTCTGACCGCTTTCCTGATCCGTCTCGACGCGGAAGGTGGGGTCTTCTTCGGCCAGCTTCTGCAGGCCCACGCCCATCTTTTCCTGGTCGGCCTTGGTCTTGGGCTCGATGGCGAGCTTGATGACGGGCTCGGGCACGTCGATGGATTCGAGCAGCACGAGTTCGTCGCCGTCGCCAATCAGGGTGTTGCCAGTGCCGGCGTCCTTCAGGCCGATCACGGCCCCGAGTTCCCCGGCCTTGAGTTCCGTGGTTTCCTCGCGGCTGTTGGCGTGCATCTTCAGCAGGCGGCCCACACGTTCACGCTTCTCTTTAGTCGCGTTGTACACGTAGCTGCCGGACTGCAGGGTGCCGGAGTAGATGCGCACGAAGGTCAGGCGGCCCACGTAGGGGTCGGCCATGATCTTGAACGCCAGTGCGGCCAGCTTGCCTTCGGGATCGGCGGGGAACTCGCGGGTTTCCTCGGTGCCTTCGATCTTGCCCTTGATGGCGGGGACTTCCAGCGGGTTGGGCAGGTAGTCCACGACTGCGTCGAGGAGCAGCTGCACGCCCTTGTTCTTCAGGGCGCTGCCGCACAGCACCGGGAAGATGCGCTTCTCGATGGTGCCCTTGCGGATCGCGACGATCAGTTCCTCGACGGTCGGCTCTTCGCCTTCCAGGAACTTCATCATGACGTCCTCGTCCACCTCGGCGGCGGCCTCGATGAGCTGGGCGCGCATCTCGGCAACCTTGTCCGCGTACTGGGCGGGAATTTCGCCGACCTCGATGTCGGTGCCCAGATCGTTGGTGTACGTGTGGGCCTGCATCCGGACGATGTCGATGATGCCCTTGAAGTCGTTCTCCTGGCCCATCGGGTACTGGATGGGAGCCGGGATCGCGCCGAGGCGTTCGCGGATGTCCGAGAGCACGAGTTCGAAGCTCGCGCCGGTCTTGTCCATCTTGTTCGAGAACGCGATGCGGGGGACGCCGTAGCGGTCGGCCTGGCGCCACACGGTCTCGGACTGGGGCTCGACGCCCTGGCTGGAGTCGAACACGGCGACCGCGCCGTCGAGCACACGCATGGAACGCTCGACTTCGATGGTGAAGTCCACGTGGCCGGGCGTGTCGATGATGTTGACCGTGTACTCTTCGCCGGTGCCGGAGTGCTTCCACTTGGCGGTGGTGGCGGCGGCCGTGATGGTGATGCCGCGCTCGCGCTCCTGCTCCATCCAGTCCATGGTGGCGGCGCCGTCATGCACCTCGCCGATGTTGTGGGTGCGGCCGGTGTAGTACAGGATGCGCTCGGTGGTGGTGGTCTTGCCGGCATCGATGTGCGCGGCAATCCCGATATTGCGGAAGTGGGTCAGATAGCTCTGGGCTTTGGTGGTCATAGGACTCCCTGATGGTGAACCGCTCCGGTGCTGAACACCGTCACGGATGCTGACTTTGGAGCTGGGCGGAACGCCGACGGGCAGCCTCGCCCCTGTTCCCAGAGTTCATCCCGTTCCACTCCGCACCAATCGGAACTGCGCCGCTTGCTGCTCCGTTTCACGGGACGCACTCTATTCCCTACTCGCTTCGCTCGGGCCTGACGGCCAGGATTACCAGCGGTAGTGCGCGTAGGCGCGGTTGGCTTCCGCCATGCGCTCGATGTCGTCCTTCTTCTTGATCGAGCCGCCACGGCCCTGCGCGGCGTCCATGATCTCGCCGGCCAGACGCTCGATGGCGGTGCGCTCGGGGCGACCTTCCACGGCCGTCATCATCCAGCGCAGCGTGAGGCTCTGCTGGCGGCGCACGCCGACTTCCACGGGTACCTGGTAGGTGCTGCCCCCCACGCGGCGGCTGCGGACTTCCACGCGCGGCTTGATGTTGTCATAGGCCTGCTTGAAGATCTTCAGGGACTCCTGGCCGGTGCGCTCCTGCACGAGCTTCATG is a genomic window containing:
- the fusA gene encoding elongation factor G, which translates into the protein MTTKAQSYLTHFRNIGIAAHIDAGKTTTTERILYYTGRTHNIGEVHDGAATMDWMEQERERGITITAAATTAKWKHSGTGEEYTVNIIDTPGHVDFTIEVERSMRVLDGAVAVFDSSQGVEPQSETVWRQADRYGVPRIAFSNKMDKTGASFELVLSDIRERLGAIPAPIQYPMGQENDFKGIIDIVRMQAHTYTNDLGTDIEVGEIPAQYADKVAEMRAQLIEAAAEVDEDVMMKFLEGEEPTVEELIVAIRKGTIEKRIFPVLCGSALKNKGVQLLLDAVVDYLPNPLEVPAIKGKIEGTEETREFPADPEGKLAALAFKIMADPYVGRLTFVRIYSGTLQSGSYVYNATKEKRERVGRLLKMHANSREETTELKAGELGAVIGLKDAGTGNTLIGDGDELVLLESIDVPEPVIKLAIEPKTKADQEKMGVGLQKLAEEDPTFRVETDQESGQTTIAGMGELHLEILVDRLKREYKVEANVGAPQVAFRETITRAVDVEGKFVRQSGGRGQFGHVKIKAEPLEPGAGFVFENAIVGGTVPREYVGPAQKGIEEAMQSGPMLGFPVVDMKVTIYDGSYHEVDSSEMAFKIAGSMALKEAVQKGAPALLEPIMRVEVTVPDDFMGDIIGDLNSRRGQIQGMEARGNAQIVKAFVPLSEMFGYATDMRSMTQGRASYSMFFDHYSQVPNNIAQQLMKK
- the rpsG gene encoding 30S ribosomal protein S7 gives rise to the protein MARRRQAEVRPILPDLVYQDVLVSAMINRIMQDGKKNLASRIFYGAMKLVQERTGQESLKIFKQAYDNIKPRVEVRSRRVGGSTYQVPVEVGVRRQQSLTLRWMMTAVEGRPERTAIERLAGEIMDAAQGRGGSIKKKDDIERMAEANRAYAHYRW